CGACCCCACAGCACCCCGACTGCATTGCACCGCTACGGTTTGCTGTCTTCTGTGAGCAGGTCCGTTCTCAGGAACTGCCGAGCGGTCGCATGGTCTCCCGGGCGGTCGTGTCGTAGCCCGCGGGGACGATCTCGGTCACGAACTGGCTCTCGATGGCCTGGAGGTGTTCGGCGACGGTACCGGCCGAACAGTCGAGTTCGGCGGCGATCTCCTCGCAGGTCACCTCGCGGGGAATCTCGTAGTACCCCTTCTCGACGGCCTTCCGGACGACTTCCCGCTTGCGTTCGGTGAGCCCCGAGAACAGCGTCTTGCTCTCGGGGTCGTAGGTTCCGATCCGGAGCAGGTCGACCGACACGCCGTCGGGGATCACGTCCATCATCTCCCGGAGCGCGGCGTCTTCGGCGATCAGCGTCACCTTCAGACTCGACTGTGACGGTTCGACGAACTCAAGCGGGTACTCCGGAAGCACGGCGAACTCGTCGAGGACCGTCAACAGCGAGTCGACCAGTTCCGTCGGGTGGAAGTGACACCGCAGCAACTTCCCGTCGTCGGTGTCCGTGAGCTGATAGTCGATAACGTCCTCGTCGGTCTCCTCGATCGCGTCCAGAATCGCCCCGGTC
This Halorientalis sp. IM1011 DNA region includes the following protein-coding sequences:
- a CDS encoding helix-turn-helix domain-containing protein, with the protein product MRYGTFVLTPDRGWFHQKEAALRDRGVTMVALRNITLLSDGTVVLLHELNGSTGAILDAIEETDEDVIDYQLTDTDDGKLLRCHFHPTELVDSLLTVLDEFAVLPEYPLEFVEPSQSSLKVTLIAEDAALREMMDVIPDGVSVDLLRIGTYDPESKTLFSGLTERKREVVRKAVEKGYYEIPREVTCEEIAAELDCSAGTVAEHLQAIESQFVTEIVPAGYDTTARETMRPLGSS